The following DNA comes from Gemella massiliensis.
ATTGATTTTGTGCTACATATAGATAAACATTTAGGTGAGCTTATGAATCAACATGGTCCATGGTGGTTATATGGAATTATATTTTTAGTAATATTTATAGAAACCGGTGTGGTATTTATGCCGTTTTTACCGGGGGATTCGCTACTTTTTGCTAGCGGTGCTTTGTGGGCGGCTACCGGAAATAATATTTTTTTATTGCTTATGCTATGTATTAGCGCAGCGGTAATAGGAGATAATTGTAATTATTTTATTGGAAGAAATTTCTCTGAATATTTGAAGAGCAGGTCATGGTTTAAAAAATTTGTTTCAGATGAGAACATAAAAGATGCCGAAAAATTTGTTGAAAAACATGGTGGGAAATCAATTTTTCTGGCAAGATTTTTTCCTATAATTCGAACTATAGTTCCTTTTATAGTAGGTGCCGGTAAAATGAAATATAGCAAATTCAGAACAATAGATTTTCTGGGTGGAACTTGCTGGTGTCTGCTGTTTGTTTCGGTAGGTTATTTCTTTGGGAACTTTGAAATTGTAAAGAAAAATTTTTCATTAGTGGTAATTGGAATAATTTTGATTAGTTTAGTACCGCTAATAATTGGAACATTAAAATCACGTAAAAAAGCATAGAAAAAAACTTCGTTAGAATCGCTACGGTTTTAATGAAGTTTTTGTGATTTTCTTTTAAATATAGTATATAATGAGATTATGAAAGACGACAAAGGAGATTAGTATGAAATTAGGAATTATTGGATCTGGAATGATAGTAAAGGATTTTCTTAGCATAGCAGATGAGTTACCGGAAATAGAATTAGAAGCAATAGTAGCACGAAATAGAGAAAATCTGGAAAAACTTAGTAAAGAATATAAAATAAAAAAAATATATACAAATATAGATGAATTTTTGACTGATAAAGATATTGATACTGTTTATGTAGCTATACCAAATAATATTCATTATAGTGTTGTGAAAAAAGCTTTATTGGCAAATAAAAATGTTATTTGTGAAAAGCCTTTTACATTGTATTATGAAGAAGCAAGAGAGTTATTTGAATTAGCTGAAAGTAGAAATTTAATTTTGATAGAAGCTATAACAAACCAATATTTAAAAAATTATTATGAGATAAAAAAAGCTGTAAAAGAAATAGGAGAAGTAAGACTGATTGAATGTAATTTTTCTCAGCTGTCATCTCGTTATAAGGATTTTAAAGAAGGGAAAATAGCACCTGTATTCAGCAAAGAACACGGTGGCGGTGTTCTTAATGATTTGAATATTTATAATATTCATTTTATTGTCGGGATTTTTGGAGAACCTCAAACCGTAAATTATTTTCCTAACATTATTAATGATATAGATACTTCGGGAGTTTTAGTTTTAATTTATGAAAAATTTAAAGCGGTATGTATAGCAGCAAAAGATACCTTTAATAATAGTTATGTTAATATTCAAGGGGATAAAGGTTTAGTACAGGTAACAGGTTCAACTAACGAAGTGTCAAACTATAGCTTAAAAACTAAGGATATAGTTAAGGATAATATTAATGATAACAGTCATAACCACAGAATGTATGCTGAATTTAAGAAAATTTCACAGGTAATAACGCAAAGAGATTTTGCATTTGTTAATAAACAAAAAAGACATAGTTTGTCGGTAATGAAGGTGTTGGATAAAGCCAAAAAATCAATCGGATAAAAATATAAAAAATTTCTTTTAAAACATCTCCGATTTATCACATGTATAAAAAACATTGGATAGATGCTGTATTGATTGATAATTCAACTATAACGTTTGTAAAAAAATTGCATTCATATTACAAATAAAAAACAATTAAAATTTGAAATACCCTAAAAAGTTAGATTTTTTGGTTGTCTAACTCTTTAGGGTATTTCAGTTTTAATTAGCTGGGATTTTTAAATTATTGACCTGATTGTCCTGAAGTGTTTCCTTCTAACATAGATTTAATGTAAGATTCAACATCGCTGTTGCTAGATTTTACATTATATTCTTCGAAAATATTTTTAAGTGCTTTACTTACTACTGTTGGATCGCTTTTTACAGCTTCTTCTGCTAATTTTTCTTCAAGTGATGGTTTTAATTCTTCAAAAGTAGAATCTTTTGTATCTAATAATTTGATTATGTGATACCCGAATGAAGTTTTAACTACATCTGAAGTTTTTCCTTTTTCAAGAGCATAAGCAGCTTCTTTAAATTCTTTAACGAAAGAGTTATCTTCTTTAGAAGACCAACCTAAATCGCCGCCATTAGAGGCATTAGCTGTGTCTTTAGAGTTTTCTTTAGCAAGTTTAGCGAAATCTTCTCCGTCATTAACTTTTTTCAGAATTTCTTCAGCTTTTTTCTTAGCGTCTTCATCGCTCAGTCCATTAGGGTTTGATTCACTTTTAACACTTATTAAGATGTGTGCAAGGTGATATTGATGTTTATTTTTTTCGTAACTTTGTTTTATTGTTTCATCGTCAACACCGTTGTATTCGTTAATCATAAGTGTTTGAGCAGCTTTAACCTTAAGGCCGTCTTTATATTTATCAAGGGTGAAACCTTGTTGTTTTAATAATTGTTCAAATTTTTCTTTTCCACCGTATTGCTCTTCAGCTTTTTTTAGTTTTTCATCAATGGCTTTGTCATCAATTTTTCCTTTATATTTATCTAAAAGAACTTTTTGAATCATCATGCTTGTTGCCGTTTTAGATAATTGGCTGGAACCAATGCTTTCTACTATATCTTTTTCTGTAACATCCCCGGCTTTACTAGAGATGTATTTTGTTCCGCCAGAAGAACAACCTGCTAAACCAATAACAGAGATACTAAGAGCTACAGGTAAAATAGCTTTTTTTAATTTTGTCATTAAAATTTCCTCCATAAGTTAATAACTATTTACAAATATAACATATCTTTTATTTAAAAACAACTAAAGAATAGGTGATATTAATCTTGCAAATGCTTCTTTAATTTTAATAATAATACTACGTTCTTGGTATTTTGAATATGAAACCAAAATAGATTTATCAATATCTTGTAAAAATATTTTTCTGAATGTATTTGTAGTTTGATAATCATAAATAAAGGCATTCATTTCAAAGTTCAATTTAAAACTACGATAGTCAAAGTT
Coding sequences within:
- a CDS encoding VTT domain-containing protein: MNTIKFLIDFVLHIDKHLGELMNQHGPWWLYGIIFLVIFIETGVVFMPFLPGDSLLFASGALWAATGNNIFLLLMLCISAAVIGDNCNYFIGRNFSEYLKSRSWFKKFVSDENIKDAEKFVEKHGGKSIFLARFFPIIRTIVPFIVGAGKMKYSKFRTIDFLGGTCWCLLFVSVGYFFGNFEIVKKNFSLVVIGIILISLVPLIIGTLKSRKKA
- a CDS encoding Gfo/Idh/MocA family protein, giving the protein MKLGIIGSGMIVKDFLSIADELPEIELEAIVARNRENLEKLSKEYKIKKIYTNIDEFLTDKDIDTVYVAIPNNIHYSVVKKALLANKNVICEKPFTLYYEEARELFELAESRNLILIEAITNQYLKNYYEIKKAVKEIGEVRLIECNFSQLSSRYKDFKEGKIAPVFSKEHGGGVLNDLNIYNIHFIVGIFGEPQTVNYFPNIINDIDTSGVLVLIYEKFKAVCIAAKDTFNNSYVNIQGDKGLVQVTGSTNEVSNYSLKTKDIVKDNINDNSHNHRMYAEFKKISQVITQRDFAFVNKQKRHSLSVMKVLDKAKKSIG
- a CDS encoding foldase protein PrsA; its protein translation is MTKLKKAILPVALSISVIGLAGCSSGGTKYISSKAGDVTEKDIVESIGSSQLSKTATSMMIQKVLLDKYKGKIDDKAIDEKLKKAEEQYGGKEKFEQLLKQQGFTLDKYKDGLKVKAAQTLMINEYNGVDDETIKQSYEKNKHQYHLAHILISVKSESNPNGLSDEDAKKKAEEILKKVNDGEDFAKLAKENSKDTANASNGGDLGWSSKEDNSFVKEFKEAAYALEKGKTSDVVKTSFGYHIIKLLDTKDSTFEELKPSLEEKLAEEAVKSDPTVVSKALKNIFEEYNVKSSNSDVESYIKSMLEGNTSGQSGQ